Proteins encoded together in one Euryarchaeota archaeon window:
- a CDS encoding acyl-CoA carboxylase subunit beta, which yields MANDASAREASIQGEAAKLKKGGPEKYRAALKDEGKLFVRERLKLFFPGGLSFEDGLFANNRNADLPADGMVTGVGDFDGRSVYVMANDYTVKAGSMAEKGVEKFLRLQERALRAKKPILYLVDSSGARITDQSGFFANLRGIGKYFYYHSLLSGAIPQIAVLYGPCVAGAAYTPVFCDFTIMVRKMSAMCIASPRMVEMVTGEKTDLQTLGGPELHATESGSCHLIAENEEDAARLVWRLLSYLPDGYEEDPPHYDARPSARPTSKIADLVPTDPNLPFDMHELLEALVDEGSLLELGPDYAPELVTAFARLGGHVVGIVANNSKHKAGAIFPESSDKAAEFILKCDAFNVPLVYLCDTPGFMVGLAMEKAGILKRGKKFIYATSTATVPKFCVVVRKAYGAGIYAMCGPAFEPEATLALPGAEIAVMGAEAAINAVYRRHIDAIKDPAERERFIAEKRESYKADIDVHVMADDLVVDHVVPPSELRDELIKRLRAARHKDHPLPGKKHGTVI from the coding sequence ATGGCAAACGATGCAAGCGCCCGGGAAGCGAGCATACAAGGGGAGGCGGCGAAGCTCAAGAAGGGTGGGCCGGAGAAGTACAGGGCCGCGCTGAAAGACGAGGGGAAACTGTTCGTCCGGGAGAGGTTGAAACTATTCTTCCCGGGTGGTCTCAGTTTCGAGGACGGATTGTTCGCGAACAACCGCAACGCCGACCTCCCGGCCGACGGGATGGTGACCGGTGTCGGGGACTTCGACGGGCGAAGCGTCTACGTGATGGCGAACGACTACACGGTGAAAGCGGGGAGCATGGCGGAGAAGGGCGTCGAGAAGTTCCTGCGGCTCCAGGAACGCGCTCTGCGGGCGAAGAAGCCGATCCTCTACCTCGTCGATTCGAGCGGCGCACGGATCACCGACCAGTCGGGCTTCTTTGCTAACCTCAGGGGCATCGGGAAGTACTTCTACTACCACTCGCTCCTTTCGGGCGCGATCCCCCAGATCGCGGTGCTATACGGGCCGTGCGTCGCCGGCGCGGCCTATACGCCTGTGTTTTGCGATTTCACGATAATGGTGCGCAAGATGAGCGCGATGTGCATCGCTAGCCCTCGCATGGTCGAGATGGTGACGGGCGAGAAGACCGACCTCCAGACACTCGGGGGGCCCGAACTCCATGCGACCGAGTCGGGCAGCTGCCACCTCATCGCGGAGAACGAGGAGGACGCGGCGCGGCTCGTCTGGCGCCTCCTATCGTATCTTCCCGACGGTTACGAGGAAGACCCGCCGCATTATGATGCCCGGCCGAGCGCACGACCTACGTCAAAGATCGCCGACCTGGTACCGACGGACCCGAACCTCCCCTTCGACATGCACGAGCTTCTGGAGGCCCTCGTCGACGAGGGGTCGCTTCTTGAACTCGGGCCCGACTACGCTCCGGAGCTAGTGACGGCCTTCGCCCGCCTCGGCGGCCACGTGGTCGGTATCGTCGCGAACAACAGCAAGCACAAGGCGGGGGCGATCTTCCCGGAATCGTCGGACAAGGCGGCCGAGTTCATCCTCAAGTGCGACGCGTTCAACGTGCCTCTCGTCTACCTGTGCGACACGCCGGGTTTCATGGTGGGCCTTGCGATGGAGAAGGCCGGCATCCTGAAGCGGGGCAAGAAATTCATCTACGCGACGTCGACCGCGACGGTGCCGAAGTTCTGTGTCGTCGTGAGGAAAGCCTACGGCGCCGGGATCTACGCAATGTGCGGACCCGCCTTCGAACCCGAAGCGACCTTGGCGCTTCCGGGCGCCGAGATCGCCGTCATGGGCGCGGAGGCCGCGATAAACGCCGTGTACAGGCGGCACATCGACGCGATCAAGGACCCGGCGGAGCGAGAACGGTTCATCGCGGAGAAACGTGAATCCTACAAGGCCGACATAGACGTCCACGTCATGGCAGACGATCTCGTCGTGGACCACGTGGTGCCGCCGTCGGAGCTACGAGACGAACTCATCAAAAGACTAAGGGCGGCGAGGCACAAGGACCACCCGTTGCCCGGGAAAAAGCACGGGACCGTCATCTAG
- a CDS encoding PAS domain-containing sensor histidine kinase has translation MGGQDPGAPADAPATSPQMGKVFSAEKRIAGVRLAVIATGTILYPMVLDKTGTIPWLAYSLLGLAWVYGTYVYVAEPYRSNPVLLSSYVSVVTDAFFTMLWLYATGGFESPFYIALYLAVVAVAFRFGPKETMFAATAYAAGYVALLWLTGELVAHEGETLTRVTYIFLAGLVGGVIAKEMLVETGEKQEARLLAQDLDRQVRERKEAEKELRRQKDQYETLLQAQSDAGEAVAVVDILTQRVIYANDAILRVLGYTRDELQGTPFTAFAAPESMDIVVSLVKAAIGGKRLGERYEVVVLRKDGRRVTVEVTAKRLEGQPGLKFMIVGRDVTERKAHEVALEQSERRFMALSNAALVGVVIHENGKIVECNAEFARMYGYSRDELLGKNGLDLIAPASVEEVKRGLMDLRGDTYLVTALRKDGSTFLMEGAARDLTFEGRPASVATVRDVTASKRAETEIKETASLYSATLESTGDAIVVIGRGGKIRSYNQRFIEMWKIPESMMRSGDDAKAIASVLGQLSDPEAFVKKVDALYADPDAESFDEIRFRDGRIVERYSRPQRVSGKSVGRVWSFRDVTERRQAEEALRNSEEKYRRVVDSIQDGYYEVDRHGTIILFNDSLARLTGLGADELFHANYADFMDKAEAFRVFQAFNSVWQTGGPMDSFPFTLRHKRGEETPVECSVSLVVDDHGHKAGFRGILRNVAERRRADELAEQAKELERLKDMNEFKARFLNTAAHELNTPLTPIKLQLHLLRTEAKGTLAPGQARAVVLLERNIDRLGRLVGDLLEASRLQAGKLGIEHKPVDVNVVAREAIESFNEPARRAGVELVLHEGPKAIVLGDDKRLTQVLYNLLSNAVKFTEEGGRIDIDTGTHRGAAVVRVSDTGVGIPRPDMKRLFQPFSQVPDPGGKPRPGTGLGLYVSKGIVELHAGRIWCESAGRGQGASFAFEIPLASESNHTPPSAEGTTTGQA, from the coding sequence ATGGGCGGCCAAGATCCGGGCGCTCCAGCCGACGCGCCAGCTACGAGCCCGCAGATGGGGAAGGTGTTCTCCGCGGAGAAGCGCATCGCGGGCGTGCGGCTTGCGGTGATCGCGACCGGCACCATCCTCTACCCCATGGTTCTCGACAAGACGGGCACTATCCCCTGGCTTGCGTATTCGCTGCTTGGCCTTGCCTGGGTGTATGGGACGTACGTCTACGTCGCGGAGCCGTATCGAAGCAACCCCGTGCTCCTATCCTCATACGTGTCGGTCGTCACGGACGCCTTCTTCACAATGCTCTGGCTCTACGCGACGGGCGGCTTCGAATCCCCGTTCTACATCGCCCTGTACCTTGCGGTCGTGGCGGTGGCTTTCCGGTTCGGGCCCAAGGAGACGATGTTCGCCGCGACCGCGTATGCGGCGGGCTACGTGGCTCTTCTCTGGCTCACCGGCGAGTTGGTAGCTCACGAAGGCGAGACGTTGACGCGGGTCACGTACATTTTTCTCGCAGGCCTCGTGGGCGGCGTCATCGCAAAGGAGATGCTCGTAGAGACGGGCGAAAAGCAGGAGGCGCGCCTCCTCGCCCAGGATCTTGACCGCCAGGTCAGGGAACGGAAGGAGGCCGAAAAGGAACTTCGTCGACAGAAAGACCAGTACGAGACGCTGCTCCAAGCGCAAAGCGACGCCGGCGAAGCGGTCGCCGTGGTCGACATCTTGACCCAGCGCGTCATCTACGCCAACGACGCGATCCTCCGCGTGCTCGGCTACACCAGGGACGAACTCCAAGGCACGCCCTTCACCGCGTTTGCGGCACCCGAAAGCATGGACATAGTGGTCTCTCTGGTAAAGGCGGCGATTGGGGGAAAACGCCTTGGTGAACGTTACGAGGTGGTCGTGCTGAGAAAGGACGGGAGACGAGTGACCGTGGAGGTGACGGCGAAACGCCTCGAAGGCCAACCGGGCCTGAAGTTCATGATCGTTGGGCGCGACGTAACGGAAAGGAAGGCGCATGAGGTCGCCCTCGAACAGAGCGAACGCCGGTTCATGGCGCTTTCGAACGCGGCCCTGGTCGGCGTCGTCATCCACGAGAACGGAAAGATCGTGGAGTGCAACGCGGAGTTCGCGAGGATGTACGGCTATTCGCGCGACGAGCTCTTGGGCAAAAACGGCCTCGACCTCATCGCCCCGGCCTCCGTCGAGGAGGTGAAACGGGGTCTAATGGACCTCCGTGGCGACACCTACCTAGTCACCGCCCTGCGAAAGGACGGTTCCACGTTCCTCATGGAAGGAGCCGCGCGCGATCTGACGTTCGAAGGACGACCCGCGAGTGTCGCGACGGTCCGCGACGTGACGGCGAGCAAACGGGCAGAGACCGAGATAAAGGAGACCGCATCGCTCTATTCGGCGACGCTCGAATCAACGGGCGACGCGATCGTCGTCATCGGCCGAGGGGGAAAGATCAGAAGCTACAACCAGCGCTTCATTGAGATGTGGAAGATCCCCGAAAGCATGATGCGATCCGGCGACGACGCCAAGGCGATCGCGTCCGTTCTGGGCCAGCTTTCCGATCCCGAAGCCTTCGTCAAGAAAGTGGATGCCCTGTACGCCGACCCCGACGCCGAGAGCTTCGATGAAATCCGATTCCGCGACGGGCGCATCGTCGAGCGCTATTCGCGCCCTCAAAGGGTATCGGGAAAGAGCGTGGGCCGCGTCTGGAGCTTCAGGGACGTGACAGAACGCAGGCAGGCGGAGGAAGCGCTCAGGAACAGCGAGGAAAAATACCGGCGGGTCGTGGACAGCATCCAAGACGGCTACTACGAGGTGGACCGTCATGGCACGATCATTCTTTTCAACGATTCCCTCGCCCGCCTCACGGGACTCGGAGCCGACGAGCTTTTCCACGCGAACTACGCGGATTTCATGGACAAGGCGGAGGCGTTCCGGGTCTTTCAGGCCTTCAACAGCGTCTGGCAGACGGGGGGCCCGATGGACAGCTTCCCTTTCACCCTGCGCCACAAACGCGGCGAGGAGACCCCCGTCGAGTGCTCGGTCTCACTCGTGGTCGACGACCACGGGCATAAGGCAGGCTTCCGGGGCATCCTTCGTAACGTCGCCGAGAGGCGGCGCGCCGACGAACTTGCCGAGCAGGCGAAGGAGCTTGAACGCCTCAAGGACATGAACGAGTTCAAGGCGCGTTTCCTCAACACGGCGGCCCACGAACTGAACACGCCGCTCACCCCGATAAAACTCCAGTTGCACCTGCTTCGCACCGAGGCGAAGGGCACGCTCGCCCCCGGACAGGCCCGCGCCGTCGTCCTCCTGGAGCGCAACATCGACCGGCTAGGTCGGCTCGTCGGCGACCTCCTCGAGGCCTCGAGGCTCCAAGCGGGAAAGCTCGGCATCGAACACAAGCCAGTGGACGTGAACGTTGTGGCCCGGGAGGCGATTGAATCATTCAACGAGCCCGCGCGAAGGGCAGGCGTGGAACTCGTGCTGCACGAAGGCCCCAAGGCGATCGTCCTCGGCGACGACAAACGCCTGACCCAGGTCCTCTACAATCTCTTGAGCAATGCCGTGAAGTTCACGGAGGAAGGCGGCCGCATCGACATCGACACGGGCACCCACCGGGGCGCGGCGGTCGTTCGCGTGAGCGACACCGGCGTCGGCATCCCAAGACCCGACATGAAAAGGCTTTTCCAACCCTTCAGCCAAGTCCCCGATCCCGGAGGAAAGCCGCGCCCGGGCACGGGACTTGGCCTCTACGTCAGCAAAGGGATAGTTGAACTCCACGCCGGCCGCATCTGGTGCGAAAGCGCCGGAAGGGGACAAGGGGCAAGTTTTGCCTTCGAGATACCGCTCGCGAGCGAATCGAACCACACGCCTCCGTCGGCCGAGGGCACTACGACGGGCCAGGCATAG
- a CDS encoding response regulator, with protein sequence MTEPVILLVEDNPDHADLTLRALRKNNIVNDVVVATDGVEAIDYLFRTGKYENNARWTLPRLVILDLKLPRLGGLDVLKKLRSDERTRLLPVVILTSSNEERDLLDGYGLGANSYVRKPINFNDFAEAVRQLGLYWLILNEPVPKRTTAT encoded by the coding sequence TTGACGGAACCAGTGATACTTCTAGTCGAAGACAACCCGGACCATGCAGACCTTACGCTCCGGGCGCTTAGGAAGAACAACATCGTGAACGACGTCGTCGTCGCCACGGACGGCGTCGAAGCCATCGATTACCTGTTCAGGACCGGAAAATACGAGAACAACGCGCGTTGGACGCTTCCACGGCTCGTCATCCTCGATCTGAAACTGCCGCGCCTAGGCGGCCTCGACGTCTTGAAGAAGCTTCGTTCGGACGAACGGACGAGGCTCCTTCCCGTCGTCATCCTCACCTCATCGAACGAGGAACGCGATCTCTTGGACGGTTACGGTCTCGGCGCCAACAGCTACGTGAGGAAGCCAATAAACTTCAACGATTTCGCAGAGGCCGTGCGCCAACTCGGGCTGTACTGGTTGATCCTCAACGAGCCCGTCCCGAAGAGGACCACAGCCACCTAG
- a CDS encoding polymer-forming cytoskeletal protein: MQRRLTRFAGDLQIPPGTRVPAGISASGVLVIGEGAVCSGDVVGLRGVVVSGGARVKGDVSSRGPVLVEAGAVIEGEVHSFADVSSAGELDDEQPGPRPPTGPEPRAQAPERVEALEVELARGAIRDTLSCLLLLALDTFKRRASYAAGTWWGLPDDALEDTLTALRAPIATVYGIEEGERPWTHSDVLDVLLAKVVPLVIPVSVERFGKHRALITAGKPEDLPGDVGSQPGWPIPVLSLVNVLGHAFSPNFKLVTGADGQLPALETDPSSVQAWVSLGE, from the coding sequence ATGCAGCGAAGACTGACTAGGTTCGCCGGCGACCTCCAGATCCCTCCGGGTACGCGAGTGCCGGCAGGCATCTCGGCTTCGGGCGTCCTCGTAATCGGGGAAGGTGCCGTGTGCTCCGGGGACGTCGTGGGATTGCGCGGCGTCGTCGTTTCGGGCGGCGCGCGCGTCAAGGGCGATGTCTCGTCACGAGGCCCCGTACTAGTCGAGGCGGGCGCCGTCATCGAGGGCGAGGTCCATTCTTTCGCGGACGTGAGTTCGGCCGGGGAACTTGACGACGAACAGCCCGGCCCGAGACCGCCCACAGGCCCGGAGCCTCGCGCCCAGGCCCCCGAACGCGTCGAAGCGCTGGAAGTCGAGTTGGCCCGTGGGGCGATCCGGGACACGCTATCATGTCTCCTCCTTCTAGCTCTTGACACCTTCAAACGAAGGGCTTCCTACGCCGCCGGCACGTGGTGGGGCCTGCCGGATGATGCCCTCGAAGACACACTCACCGCGCTACGCGCCCCGATCGCCACCGTCTACGGGATCGAGGAGGGCGAACGCCCGTGGACCCACTCGGACGTACTCGATGTGCTGCTTGCGAAGGTCGTGCCGCTCGTCATCCCGGTGTCGGTCGAACGTTTCGGCAAGCACCGGGCACTCATCACGGCCGGAAAACCAGAAGACCTTCCCGGCGACGTAGGGTCGCAGCCGGGGTGGCCGATCCCCGTCCTGTCGCTCGTCAACGTCCTTGGCCACGCGTTTTCGCCTAACTTCAAGCTTGTGACAGGCGCTGACGGGCAGCTTCCCGCCTTGGAGACCGATCCGTCGTCGGTACAGGCGTGGGTCTCCCTCGGCGAATGA
- a CDS encoding CoA ester lyase, whose product MDHRPLRSVLFTPATRADRWLKALEGPADVAVIDLEDAVAPADKETARRSVADALKSTRAGKTLRGVRMNSWTSRWAKDDLEAIAPLRPDLVVLPKVESGDDVIGADLLLTERGCDAELLLIIETARGVMAASAIASASPRVRAVAFGAEDYAASVGARRTVDGLEVLYARSHVVASAAAADVDAIDQVFVDFKDAAGLERDTRFGAQLGFTGKQVIHPDQVPTVHRAFRPSAGEVAWAKKVLDAVRSAGTGQGGVVAVDGRMIDPPLIRQAERVIALSVLDAP is encoded by the coding sequence ATGGACCACCGACCCCTGCGCAGCGTACTTTTCACTCCCGCCACAAGGGCGGACCGGTGGTTGAAAGCGCTTGAAGGGCCGGCGGATGTCGCCGTCATCGACCTCGAAGACGCGGTCGCTCCTGCGGACAAAGAGACTGCCCGGCGCTCGGTAGCCGACGCGCTGAAATCGACGAGGGCCGGGAAGACGCTCCGGGGTGTTCGCATGAATTCGTGGACGAGCCGGTGGGCCAAGGACGACTTGGAGGCGATCGCTCCCCTTCGACCGGACCTAGTCGTCCTCCCGAAGGTCGAATCCGGCGACGACGTGATCGGGGCCGACCTCCTCCTCACAGAACGCGGATGCGACGCGGAACTCCTTCTCATCATCGAGACGGCAAGGGGCGTCATGGCGGCCTCCGCGATCGCCTCCGCCTCACCTCGCGTACGCGCCGTGGCGTTCGGGGCGGAGGACTACGCGGCAAGTGTAGGCGCAAGGCGGACCGTCGACGGACTCGAAGTCCTCTATGCGCGTAGCCACGTCGTCGCCTCCGCAGCGGCCGCGGACGTGGACGCGATCGACCAGGTCTTCGTGGATTTCAAGGACGCCGCCGGGCTCGAACGCGACACACGTTTCGGCGCCCAATTGGGGTTCACGGGTAAACAGGTCATCCATCCCGACCAGGTCCCGACGGTGCACCGGGCGTTTCGGCCATCGGCCGGCGAAGTGGCATGGGCGAAAAAGGTGCTGGACGCCGTACGCTCGGCGGGGACCGGCCAAGGCGGTGTCGTCGCCGTCGATGGCCGCATGATCGACCCGCCGTTGATCCGCCAAGCCGAGCGCGTCATCGCATTATCTGTCTTAGACGCGCCTTGA
- a CDS encoding acetyl-CoA carboxylase biotin carboxylase subunit has product MFERILVANRGEIALRVMKAATEMGIETIAVHSDADERAPHVKIATSAVRLGPAPPAESYLRIDLILQAAERTGCDSIHPGYGFLSENAMFARACGKAGIKFIGPSPEAMEVLGDKVRARALAIREGVPVAPGSDGALADPAEAERVAARIGYPVILKAAAGGGGMGMRIVRDGSEIGAMFDAASSQAAAAFGNGSVFIEKFLERPRHIEVQVLGDEKGHLIHLGERECSIQRRHQKLLEEAPSPALGQAQRSDLGELAVKLAKAGGYTNAGTMEFLYSNGRFNFNEMNTRLQVEHPVTEMVTGVDIVKWQIRIAAGEPLTLHQRDIRTDGHAIECRINAEDPLNDFRPSPGRVTRYSAPSMPGIRIDSAIVEGLDVPSHYDGLVAKVIAWGPTRPEAAARMRAALGSFTLSGLPSNVGFHRVILADEAFLKGDLSTRFIEERGIIERTRLEEEKRVGSSRQRAALIAAALAVGGRGGLGAAHHSHTLPPRRSREAP; this is encoded by the coding sequence ATGTTCGAACGGATACTGGTGGCCAACCGCGGCGAGATAGCGCTACGCGTCATGAAGGCCGCCACCGAGATGGGAATAGAGACCATCGCCGTCCACAGTGACGCGGATGAACGTGCCCCGCACGTGAAGATTGCGACATCCGCCGTCCGCCTCGGGCCCGCCCCTCCGGCCGAAAGTTACCTCCGCATCGACCTCATCCTACAAGCGGCCGAGCGGACCGGATGTGATTCGATACACCCCGGATACGGTTTTCTCTCGGAGAACGCCATGTTCGCCAGAGCATGCGGGAAGGCAGGGATCAAGTTCATCGGCCCCTCGCCCGAGGCGATGGAGGTCCTTGGAGACAAGGTGAGGGCCCGGGCCCTGGCCATCCGCGAAGGCGTCCCGGTGGCGCCTGGTAGCGACGGCGCGCTCGCGGATCCTGCGGAGGCGGAACGGGTGGCGGCAAGGATCGGTTACCCGGTGATCCTCAAGGCCGCAGCAGGCGGAGGCGGGATGGGCATGCGGATAGTCCGGGACGGATCGGAGATCGGCGCCATGTTCGATGCCGCGAGTTCCCAAGCGGCCGCAGCCTTCGGGAACGGCTCCGTCTTCATCGAGAAGTTCCTGGAGAGGCCCCGCCACATCGAGGTGCAGGTCCTTGGCGACGAGAAAGGCCACCTCATCCACTTGGGCGAGCGCGAATGCAGCATCCAGCGCAGGCACCAGAAACTGCTCGAAGAGGCCCCGAGTCCGGCGCTCGGCCAGGCACAAAGGAGCGACCTTGGAGAGCTCGCGGTGAAACTCGCCAAGGCCGGCGGTTACACGAACGCCGGCACGATGGAATTCCTCTACTCGAACGGCCGGTTCAACTTCAACGAGATGAACACGAGGCTCCAGGTCGAGCACCCGGTGACGGAGATGGTGACCGGGGTCGACATCGTGAAGTGGCAGATCCGCATCGCCGCCGGGGAACCCCTGACGCTCCATCAACGCGACATCAGGACGGACGGCCACGCGATCGAATGCAGGATCAACGCCGAGGATCCCCTCAACGACTTCCGTCCTTCGCCCGGACGCGTGACCCGGTACAGCGCGCCTTCCATGCCGGGGATTCGGATCGATTCCGCGATCGTCGAAGGCCTTGACGTGCCAAGCCACTACGACGGTCTGGTCGCGAAAGTCATCGCCTGGGGTCCCACGAGGCCCGAGGCGGCCGCGAGGATGCGGGCGGCACTCGGCTCCTTCACGCTCTCCGGTCTTCCGTCGAACGTCGGGTTTCACCGCGTGATATTGGCCGACGAGGCCTTCCTCAAAGGCGACCTGTCGACGCGCTTCATCGAGGAGCGCGGGATAATCGAGAGAACACGGCTTGAGGAGGAGAAACGTGTCGGTTCCTCGAGGCAGCGGGCCGCCTTGATCGCCGCCGCATTGGCCGTCGGGGGGCGAGGCGGGCTCGGCGCGGCGCACCACTCGCACACCCTTCCGCCGCGACGTTCCAGGGAGGCGCCCTGA
- a CDS encoding PAS domain-containing protein — MNPVPAHAPVSMPDRGESPTNVSSPGRLQATLNETVAGYISPVSLGLGILYAVLATIYLTTLPPPINVGVSLAHATASVLLLGLHIAVRGRTVPGDLSHMIGTGVALVATVVAAALVVLTGNAVHSTSFTIIVIGVGVFFLSWRWLAAAVFAADCAWLAVASLGGPSPYWTQLGLSLFSANVLAFLVHLVRMRTIGGLETLRSVEAEQSRKLERQTEKLREAQRTAHIGSFEWDITSGRVVWSDELYRLFGIAPGSMAVTYDQWLSMLRPEDRDEAGVLVRNALDNGTPFEFDYQVRQPDGSMRWIQGRAHVVADASGKPVKLVGTAQDITRRKLAEEEANRLNAELESRVAQRTAELEAANKELEAFSYSVSHDLRAPLMTVDGFSQALLEDYGDKLDDEGKKTILRVREATKRMAELIEAILKLSRLGRSALKPQRVNLSVLAKTYAEELHKTQPTRKVEVKVEPGVHAEGDPPLLRVVMENLIGNAWKFTSRKENAFIEFGAMKRRDGTVYFVRDDGAGFDPEYAAKLFLPFERLHAAKDFPGTGIGLASVKRIIDRHGGRVWADGYPGKGAQFYFTIGAKEEGRASADVQPAIREGRGVNT; from the coding sequence GTGAATCCCGTTCCCGCCCACGCTCCCGTTTCGATGCCTGACCGGGGGGAGTCACCGACGAATGTCAGCTCCCCCGGCAGATTGCAGGCGACGCTCAACGAGACCGTCGCGGGTTACATCTCGCCCGTCTCCCTCGGGCTTGGGATTCTCTACGCAGTGCTTGCAACCATCTACTTGACGACGCTCCCTCCGCCAATCAACGTCGGCGTAAGTCTGGCACACGCGACCGCCTCCGTCCTCCTTCTTGGACTGCACATCGCGGTGCGAGGCCGCACTGTACCCGGCGATCTCTCGCACATGATAGGTACAGGTGTGGCGCTCGTCGCCACTGTCGTCGCGGCGGCGCTCGTCGTCCTCACGGGAAACGCCGTCCACAGCACGTCATTCACCATCATCGTGATCGGCGTCGGCGTGTTCTTCCTGTCGTGGCGCTGGCTCGCGGCCGCCGTCTTCGCCGCGGACTGCGCGTGGCTCGCGGTCGCCTCCTTGGGCGGCCCTTCCCCGTATTGGACGCAACTCGGGTTGTCCCTTTTCTCCGCCAACGTCCTCGCGTTCCTAGTCCACCTCGTCAGGATGCGCACGATCGGCGGCCTCGAGACGCTACGCTCCGTCGAGGCCGAGCAAAGCCGTAAGCTCGAACGCCAGACGGAGAAGCTTCGTGAGGCGCAACGCACGGCGCACATCGGGAGCTTCGAGTGGGACATCACCTCGGGTCGGGTCGTCTGGTCGGACGAGCTGTACCGCCTCTTCGGGATCGCCCCAGGGTCGATGGCAGTCACATACGACCAATGGCTTTCGATGCTTCGGCCGGAGGATCGGGACGAGGCCGGAGTCCTCGTCCGAAACGCGCTTGACAATGGAACGCCCTTCGAGTTCGACTACCAGGTGAGGCAGCCCGATGGCAGCATGCGATGGATTCAAGGCCGCGCCCATGTCGTGGCCGACGCGTCCGGCAAGCCCGTGAAGCTCGTCGGGACCGCCCAGGACATCACGCGTCGCAAACTCGCCGAAGAGGAAGCCAACAGGCTCAACGCGGAACTCGAATCGCGCGTCGCGCAAAGGACGGCCGAACTGGAGGCCGCGAACAAGGAACTAGAGGCCTTCAGTTACTCGGTGTCGCACGACCTAAGAGCACCCTTGATGACGGTGGACGGGTTCAGCCAGGCGCTTCTTGAAGACTACGGCGACAAGCTGGACGATGAAGGGAAGAAGACGATCCTACGAGTACGCGAGGCAACGAAGCGCATGGCCGAGCTCATAGAGGCGATACTCAAATTGTCGCGGCTAGGCCGAAGTGCCTTGAAGCCGCAGCGGGTGAACCTCTCGGTCCTTGCAAAGACCTACGCCGAGGAACTCCACAAGACGCAACCGACGCGCAAAGTCGAAGTCAAGGTCGAGCCCGGCGTCCATGCCGAGGGCGATCCGCCGCTCCTACGCGTCGTCATGGAGAACCTCATCGGCAACGCATGGAAATTCACGTCGCGAAAGGAGAACGCCTTCATCGAGTTCGGCGCGATGAAGCGGCGCGACGGGACCGTCTACTTCGTGCGAGACGACGGCGCCGGGTTCGACCCAGAGTACGCGGCCAAGCTCTTCCTTCCCTTCGAGCGCCTTCACGCGGCGAAGGACTTCCCCGGCACCGGGATAGGCCTCGCCAGCGTCAAGCGCATCATCGACCGCCACGGCGGGCGCGTGTGGGCCGACGGTTACCCGGGAAAGGGTGCCCAGTTCTACTTCACGATCGGCGCCAAGGAGGAAGGACGCGCGTCCGCGGACGTACAGCCCGCGATACGGGAGGGACGAGGGGTGAACACTTGA
- a CDS encoding MaoC family dehydratase translates to MPGRSYEDFQVGEVIMHTMKRTITESDNTLFCSLTMNTQPLHMDEEYAKKSAFGARIVNGLLTMALSVGISVRDLTEGTLIANLGYDRVEHPKPVFHGDTIGVETKVLSKRRTSQPGRGLVELAHTVKNQNGEVVCKYQRTVLIQVRDPEESGA, encoded by the coding sequence GTGCCGGGCAGATCTTACGAGGACTTCCAGGTCGGCGAAGTGATCATGCACACCATGAAACGCACGATCACGGAGTCGGACAACACGCTCTTCTGCTCGCTCACGATGAACACGCAGCCCCTCCACATGGACGAGGAGTACGCGAAGAAAAGCGCGTTCGGGGCCCGGATCGTGAACGGGCTGCTCACGATGGCGCTATCCGTGGGGATCAGCGTCCGCGACCTCACCGAAGGCACGCTCATCGCGAACCTCGGCTACGACCGCGTGGAGCACCCGAAGCCCGTCTTCCACGGCGACACCATCGGCGTCGAGACGAAGGTGCTCTCGAAGCGCCGCACCTCGCAGCCCGGGCGCGGCCTCGTGGAGTTAGCGCACACGGTGAAGAACCAGAACGGCGAGGTCGTCTGCAAGTACCAGCGCACGGTCCTCATCCAGGTGCGCGACCCGGAAGAGAGCGGTGCTTGA
- a CDS encoding biotin/lipoyl-binding protein — protein MHVVIEIDGERHELWLLRVEDKVSVEVGGETYELSCEAAGRSVAVGLSGRRHHVELVAAEKALIDGRPVGYRVAFFSPRGAPGKHEVEETGKARIRPPMPGRIVAVRASEGEKVAKGDVLMILEAMKMQNEVTAPTGGVLKRLLVKAGDVVDSHTVLAEIEG, from the coding sequence TTGCACGTCGTAATTGAGATCGATGGGGAACGCCACGAACTGTGGCTTTTGCGCGTGGAGGACAAGGTGAGCGTGGAGGTCGGCGGAGAGACGTACGAGCTCTCCTGCGAGGCGGCGGGGCGCTCCGTCGCGGTGGGGCTTTCGGGCCGGCGCCACCACGTCGAGCTCGTCGCCGCCGAGAAGGCCCTGATAGACGGGCGCCCCGTGGGTTATAGGGTCGCCTTCTTCTCGCCGCGCGGCGCTCCCGGAAAACACGAGGTCGAGGAGACGGGGAAAGCCAGGATAAGGCCCCCGATGCCGGGCCGCATCGTCGCCGTGAGAGCGTCCGAAGGCGAGAAGGTGGCCAAGGGGGATGTACTTATGATACTCGAGGCGATGAAGATGCAAAACGAGGTAACGGCCCCGACTGGCGGTGTGCTGAAACGATTGCTAGTGAAGGCGGGCGACGTGGTGGATTCGCACACGGTGCTCGCCGAGATAGAAGGGTGA